A single region of the Oleispira antarctica RB-8 genome encodes:
- the moaD gene encoding Molybdopterin synthase subunit MoaD, with product MINVLFFARLKDQIGQAELSLDNEFAGKTVAELQQVLIVQGMVALQDRSIRIALNQNFCEPDAVIKGGDEIAFMPPVTGG from the coding sequence ATGATTAACGTATTATTTTTTGCCCGTTTAAAAGATCAAATTGGCCAAGCGGAATTGTCGTTAGACAATGAATTTGCAGGTAAAACTGTTGCAGAATTACAGCAAGTTTTAATTGTTCAAGGTATGGTTGCTTTGCAAGATAGGAGTATTCGAATTGCACTCAATCAAAATTTTTGTGAGCCTGATGCAGTTATTAAAGGCGGTGACGAAATAGCCTTTATGCCACCTGTGACGGGTGGTTAA
- a CDS encoding Abortive infection family protein has product MPTRIVEKVFQRLNPKQILTALTAIDVEAKFEREQLDDDAERKRVWLVILVACVCLLMVHYLKYSSVLLDTIKIVEGWFDIKNQQWSRDFRYHPYRELLGYVWWGFWNVLCFLIIPMLTIKWVLKQPLKNYGWQIGSIKQHWLGYVLLASPIMFFAFLVSFREDFANHYPFYDLAHKSWLDLILWECIYILQFIAVEFFFRGFLVNGLRIPFGSLSIAVMCLPYLMLHFPKLWLESFGAISFGFLLGILALRSKSIWGGVGVHVAIALMMDCMAMMQTKGFPDQFMR; this is encoded by the coding sequence ATGCCGACTCGTATTGTTGAAAAAGTTTTCCAAAGATTAAACCCTAAGCAAATATTAACGGCGTTAACGGCCATCGATGTAGAAGCAAAATTCGAGCGAGAACAGCTCGATGATGATGCTGAACGTAAGCGTGTTTGGCTTGTTATACTCGTTGCTTGTGTCTGTTTGCTGATGGTGCATTATTTAAAATACTCTAGCGTATTACTCGATACGATTAAAATCGTCGAAGGTTGGTTTGATATTAAAAACCAACAATGGTCACGAGACTTTCGCTATCATCCTTATCGTGAGTTATTAGGCTATGTCTGGTGGGGTTTTTGGAATGTACTGTGCTTCTTAATCATACCTATGCTCACCATAAAATGGGTATTGAAGCAGCCATTAAAAAATTATGGCTGGCAAATAGGCAGTATTAAACAGCATTGGTTGGGTTATGTTTTATTAGCATCGCCGATTATGTTTTTTGCCTTTTTGGTGAGCTTTCGTGAAGACTTCGCTAACCATTACCCCTTCTACGATTTGGCGCATAAAAGCTGGTTAGATTTGATTTTATGGGAATGCATTTACATACTGCAGTTTATTGCAGTCGAGTTTTTCTTTAGGGGTTTCTTGGTTAACGGTTTACGCATTCCTTTTGGCAGCTTGTCCATTGCGGTGATGTGTTTACCTTATCTTATGCTGCACTTTCCTAAGCTGTGGTTAGAATCATTTGGTGCGATTTCGTTTGGCTTCTTGTTAGGTATTTTAGCCTTACGCTCCAAGTCTATTTGGGGCGGTGTTGGGGTTCATGTTGCTATCGCGTTAATGATGGACTGTATGGCGATGATGCAAACTAAAGGCTTTCCTGATCAATTCATGCGTTAG
- the moaC gene encoding Molybdenum cofactor biosynthesis protein: MDLTHLDEKGQARMVDVSEKDVTKREAIAQAIVTMLPNTLTMITEGKHKKGDVLATARIAGIQAAKKTWELIPMCHPLMIAGAKVDIQAISATELRIEVRCKVADRTGIEMEALTAASIAALTIYDMCKAVDKGMTIGEIKLLKKTGGKSGDWNAE, translated from the coding sequence ATGGATTTAACCCATTTAGATGAAAAAGGCCAAGCCCGTATGGTCGACGTCAGCGAAAAAGACGTCACCAAGCGTGAAGCGATCGCCCAAGCCATTGTTACTATGCTGCCTAATACTTTGACGATGATTACCGAAGGCAAGCATAAAAAAGGCGATGTACTGGCAACCGCCCGTATTGCCGGTATTCAAGCAGCGAAAAAAACGTGGGAATTAATTCCTATGTGCCACCCGTTAATGATTGCGGGCGCCAAGGTTGATATTCAAGCGATCAGTGCAACCGAGTTACGCATCGAGGTACGTTGCAAAGTAGCTGATAGAACAGGCATTGAAATGGAAGCGTTAACTGCAGCCTCGATAGCGGCGCTGACTATTTATGATATGTGCAAAGCAGTAGATAAAGGCATGACCATTGGTGAAATTAAATTATTAAAGAAAACCGGTGGAAAAAGTGGCGACTGGAACGCTGAATAA